Proteins co-encoded in one Nitrospirota bacterium genomic window:
- a CDS encoding efflux RND transporter periplasmic adaptor subunit, which produces MDIVTQQKEKVAMCRLVLVLATSVLFSACNSREEPVQPGQPLTAPASIQAVVIQVETVQVPLRVEVTGQITAVAQATLSSQIQSTVEKLLVREGTAVKKGQTLVVLDSRDVRAELARAQAESENALAHLARMKQLYGEDAVSKQEKENADRTFKVAEASRRAALTKVSYTIVTAPFDGVITEKKIEAGEIASPGQPLLKMEDPQRLRLEATVAEGDLQALSRGETIPVTIDALGSKTLSGTVAQILPVGDPATHTFLVKVELPPTAGLKTGMFGRLLLDKGTGQTLVVPRAAVIERGELTGIYIVGPDSLARLRWVKSGRAVGESIEILSGVTAGERLLANASTGIEGTRIEIVKGKE; this is translated from the coding sequence ATGGATATCGTGACTCAGCAGAAAGAAAAGGTCGCCATGTGCCGGCTTGTGCTCGTCCTAGCGACCTCGGTCCTTTTCTCGGCCTGCAACTCCCGGGAGGAGCCGGTCCAGCCGGGGCAGCCTTTGACAGCCCCTGCGTCGATCCAGGCGGTAGTGATACAGGTGGAGACGGTCCAAGTTCCGCTCCGCGTCGAAGTGACGGGGCAGATCACAGCCGTGGCGCAGGCGACGTTGTCGAGCCAAATCCAATCGACCGTGGAAAAGTTGCTGGTGCGGGAGGGGACTGCTGTGAAGAAGGGCCAGACGCTGGTGGTCCTCGACAGCCGTGATGTACGGGCAGAACTCGCCCGGGCGCAAGCAGAGTCTGAGAATGCCCTCGCGCATCTGGCTCGGATGAAGCAACTGTACGGCGAGGATGCGGTGTCGAAGCAGGAGAAGGAGAATGCCGACCGTACGTTCAAAGTGGCCGAGGCCAGTCGACGGGCCGCCCTCACGAAGGTGAGCTACACGATCGTCACGGCGCCCTTCGACGGAGTCATCACGGAAAAGAAGATCGAGGCCGGCGAGATCGCATCCCCGGGACAGCCGCTTCTCAAAATGGAAGACCCGCAACGATTACGATTAGAGGCAACGGTGGCGGAAGGGGATCTCCAAGCTCTCTCGCGCGGCGAGACGATTCCTGTGACGATCGATGCGCTCGGCTCCAAGACCCTCTCCGGCACGGTGGCGCAAATCCTTCCGGTGGGCGATCCTGCGACCCATACGTTCCTGGTCAAAGTCGAGTTGCCGCCCACGGCGGGGCTCAAAACCGGGATGTTCGGGCGCCTGTTGCTGGATAAGGGAACCGGTCAGACGTTGGTCGTGCCTCGCGCTGCCGTGATCGAGCGCGGCGAGCTCACAGGGATCTATATCGTCGGCCCTGATTCGTTGGCCCGCCTCCGCTGGGTGAAGTCGGGACGCGCGGTGGGCGAGTCGATCGAGATTCTGTCCGGAGTGACAGCCGGAGAACGGCTCCTGGCGAACGCCAGTACAGGCATCGAGGGAACCCGGATCGAAATCGTGAAGGGTAAGGAGTAA
- a CDS encoding efflux RND transporter permease subunit, with protein MPHVGFSGRLAGLFIGSKLTPLILLGALLLGLFAVVVTPREEEPQIVVPMADVFLSFPGASAKIVEEQLTKPFERKISEIRGVEYVYSISRPNGALIIVRFYVGEPMEQSLVDLYDKLMSNQELLPPGAGPFLVKPRDINDVPIVTVTLSSDRYGDAQLHQLAEHVLEQVKKVPGTAGGFFVGGRPRELRIQIDPARMRAYGVTPLDMAGVIRGENLALPAGRFQSQNREYVLATGRFIRSREDLEALVVGVRDGRPIYLRQVADVIDGPSDVTRYVWFGLGAGGDRKTGDVKRDAQEESPAVTVAVAKQRGMNAVTVTREVLRTVEELKGTIIPSDVRVTVTRDYGETADEKANELLWHLLIAVAAVVLFLGLTLGMRPAMVVSLAIPVTIALTLFTSMLIGYTINRVTLFALIFSIGILVDDAIVVVENTYRHLTLRRRPHLEASIYAVDEVGNPTILATFTVIAALLPMAFISGLMGPYMRPIPVNASIAMFFSLLVAFVVVPWFCQTCYREGAVMKGLEHDDAVGGWTYRFYQRVLTPLLNRPWLAYTFLGMIVLLLFASVALFYTRSVTVKMLPFDNKSELQLVVDMPEGTTLEETARVTKAVTQYVRAVPEVRDYQAYVGTASPFNFNGLVRHYYLREGSHQADIQINLVAKDQRSAQSHELARLVRPAVQEIGRRFGANVKVVEVPPGPPVQSVLVAEVYGPDYDRQRALAKDIRTMFEATPGVADVDDFMEHDQIKYVFTVDHAKAALAGVPSDDIVKTLRMALGGDKIGLVHIPKEKSPVQIVLRLPQAERTGLEHLGEISVRRPTGEMVQLSELLRLEQTIEETAIYHKNQKPVVYVVGDVGGAGAEKAESPVYGVLGIGDRLKAYRPPEGYEIEQHYAMAPWSESRLAVKWDGEWQITYETFRDMGIAFALAMLLIYLLIVGQFQSFLTPLVIMAPIPLTLIGIVPGHWLTGSYFTATSMIGFIALAGIIVRNSILLVDFIELQRGEGWPLQEAVIRAGAIRTRPILLTAAALMVGAFVIILDPIFQGLAVSLLFGVGASTLLTLVVIPVLYVSLMKRSSPHGTTEADGEKQVAATSEP; from the coding sequence ATGCCCCACGTCGGTTTCTCAGGCCGCCTGGCCGGTCTGTTCATCGGGAGTAAGCTCACGCCCCTGATTTTATTGGGGGCCCTGTTGCTCGGCCTGTTCGCCGTCGTCGTCACCCCGCGAGAAGAAGAGCCGCAAATCGTCGTGCCGATGGCCGATGTCTTCCTGTCGTTCCCCGGCGCATCCGCGAAGATCGTCGAGGAACAACTCACCAAACCTTTCGAGCGCAAGATCTCCGAGATTCGAGGGGTCGAATATGTCTATTCGATCTCGCGGCCAAACGGCGCGCTGATCATCGTGCGGTTCTATGTCGGCGAGCCGATGGAGCAGAGCCTCGTCGATCTGTACGATAAGCTCATGTCCAACCAGGAACTGCTCCCGCCCGGCGCAGGCCCCTTTCTCGTGAAGCCGCGGGACATCAATGACGTGCCCATCGTCACGGTGACGCTGTCCAGCGACCGCTACGGCGATGCCCAGCTCCATCAATTGGCCGAGCATGTGCTCGAACAGGTGAAGAAGGTGCCGGGGACCGCGGGCGGATTTTTCGTCGGCGGGCGCCCTCGTGAACTGCGTATTCAGATCGACCCGGCCCGTATGCGCGCGTATGGGGTGACGCCCCTCGATATGGCCGGCGTGATTAGGGGAGAAAATCTGGCGCTGCCGGCCGGCCGCTTCCAAAGTCAGAACCGCGAATATGTGTTGGCAACCGGCCGCTTCATCCGTTCTCGCGAAGATCTCGAAGCATTGGTCGTGGGCGTCCGCGATGGCAGGCCAATCTATCTCCGGCAGGTTGCGGACGTGATCGACGGCCCTTCCGACGTCACGCGATATGTCTGGTTCGGCCTGGGAGCCGGGGGGGATCGTAAGACGGGAGACGTGAAACGTGACGCACAGGAAGAGTCTCCTGCCGTGACCGTGGCGGTGGCCAAGCAGCGGGGCATGAATGCTGTCACCGTCACTCGCGAGGTGCTCCGCACCGTCGAGGAGCTGAAGGGCACGATCATTCCGTCCGACGTGCGGGTTACGGTCACGCGCGATTACGGCGAGACGGCCGATGAGAAGGCGAACGAACTGCTCTGGCATCTACTGATCGCCGTCGCGGCGGTGGTGCTCTTTCTCGGGCTGACCCTGGGTATGCGGCCGGCGATGGTCGTGTCGCTGGCGATACCCGTGACCATCGCCCTCACGCTCTTCACCTCTATGCTGATCGGCTACACCATCAACCGGGTCACGCTCTTCGCCTTGATCTTTTCGATCGGCATCTTGGTCGATGACGCCATCGTCGTGGTGGAGAACACCTATCGGCACCTTACCCTGCGCCGCCGTCCCCACCTCGAGGCTTCCATCTATGCCGTGGACGAAGTGGGGAATCCCACGATCCTGGCCACTTTCACCGTGATCGCGGCCCTCCTGCCGATGGCCTTTATCTCCGGCCTGATGGGACCTTACATGCGGCCGATTCCGGTCAATGCGTCGATCGCCATGTTCTTTTCCTTACTGGTCGCCTTCGTCGTCGTGCCCTGGTTCTGCCAGACCTGCTACCGGGAAGGCGCGGTGATGAAGGGCCTGGAGCATGACGATGCGGTAGGGGGCTGGACCTATCGGTTTTATCAACGGGTTCTCACGCCGTTGCTCAATCGCCCCTGGCTGGCTTATACGTTCCTGGGCATGATTGTACTGCTGCTGTTCGCGTCGGTGGCGCTGTTCTATACGAGGAGCGTGACGGTCAAAATGCTCCCCTTCGACAATAAGAGTGAATTGCAGTTGGTCGTCGATATGCCCGAGGGCACCACGTTGGAAGAAACCGCGCGGGTGACGAAGGCCGTGACTCAATACGTGCGCGCGGTTCCCGAAGTACGCGACTACCAGGCCTATGTCGGGACGGCTTCGCCTTTCAACTTTAACGGCCTGGTCCGTCATTACTATCTCCGCGAGGGGAGCCATCAAGCCGATATTCAGATCAATCTGGTGGCCAAGGATCAGCGGTCGGCGCAGAGCCACGAGCTCGCCAGGCTGGTGCGGCCTGCCGTGCAGGAGATCGGCCGCCGGTTCGGCGCGAACGTGAAGGTGGTGGAAGTGCCACCGGGGCCTCCCGTGCAATCGGTGCTGGTGGCGGAAGTCTATGGACCGGACTACGATCGGCAACGGGCTCTGGCCAAAGATATTCGAACCATGTTCGAGGCCACTCCCGGTGTAGCGGATGTGGACGACTTCATGGAGCACGACCAAATTAAATATGTTTTCACGGTTGATCATGCGAAGGCGGCCTTGGCAGGGGTCCCCTCGGACGACATCGTGAAGACGTTGCGTATGGCGCTGGGCGGGGACAAGATCGGCCTGGTGCATATTCCCAAGGAGAAGAGTCCTGTCCAGATCGTCTTGCGGCTGCCGCAGGCGGAGCGGACCGGGCTAGAGCATCTCGGAGAAATTTCCGTGCGGCGGCCGACCGGTGAAATGGTGCAGCTGTCGGAGCTTCTACGGTTGGAACAGACGATCGAAGAGACAGCCATCTATCATAAGAATCAGAAGCCGGTGGTCTATGTCGTCGGCGATGTCGGAGGGGCCGGTGCGGAGAAGGCGGAGAGCCCCGTCTACGGGGTACTCGGTATCGGCGACCGGCTGAAAGCCTATCGTCCGCCGGAAGGCTATGAGATCGAGCAGCATTACGCGATGGCGCCCTGGTCCGAGAGTCGGCTGGCGGTGAAGTGGGACGGGGAATGGCAGATCACCTATGAGACATTCCGGGACATGGGGATCGCGTTTGCCCTCGCCATGCTGCTGATCTATCTCTTGATCGTCGGTCAGTTCCAGTCGTTTCTCACGCCGCTCGTCATCATGGCGCCCATTCCCCTGACGTTGATCGGAATCGTACCGGGGCATTGGCTCACCGGCTCGTATTTTACCGCCACGTCGATGATCGGGTTCATCGCCTTGGCGGGCATCATCGTGCGCAATTCGATTCTGCTGGTGGATTTCATCGAGCTGCAACGGGGCGAGGGCTGGCCCTTGCAGGAAGCGGTGATCCGGGCCGGAGCCATCCGCACACGCCCGATTCTCTTGACCGCGGCGGCGCTGATGGTCGGGGCCTTCGTCATCATCCTCGATCCGATCTTTCAGGGGCTCGCGGTATCGCTGCTGTTTGGAGTCGGCGCGTCGACCCTGCTGACGTTGGTCGTGATCCCGGTTCTGTACGTCAGCCTGATGAAACGGTCGAGTCCTCATGGGACGACAGAGGCAGATGGCGAGAAGCAGGTGGCTGCGACGAGCGAGCCGTGA
- a CDS encoding OsmC family protein, with product METRPKSYTYHMAVKWTEQRKGVISCAGKPDIQVATPPEFKGHEGIWSPEDFFVASANICLMTTFLSVAERAGLAFTSYESAAEGKLELVEGKFQFTAITLKPIITLPANADVAKAKELIEKAEANCLISSSMKARVSLEPTIR from the coding sequence ATGGAAACAAGACCGAAGTCCTATACCTATCACATGGCGGTGAAATGGACAGAGCAGCGCAAGGGAGTCATCTCCTGTGCGGGAAAACCGGATATCCAGGTGGCGACGCCGCCGGAGTTCAAGGGGCATGAAGGCATCTGGTCGCCAGAGGATTTCTTCGTTGCGTCCGCCAACATCTGTTTGATGACAACGTTCTTATCAGTGGCGGAGCGAGCAGGTCTGGCCTTTACCTCCTACGAGAGTGCGGCTGAAGGAAAGCTGGAATTGGTCGAGGGGAAGTTTCAGTTCACGGCTATCACGTTGAAGCCGATCATTACGCTTCCGGCCAACGCCGATGTTGCCAAAGCGAAGGAGCTGATCGAGAAAGCCGAAGCGAACTGCCTGATTTCCAGCTCTATGAAGGCGAGAGTGAGCTTGGAGCCGACCATCCGATAG
- a CDS encoding cytochrome c produces MKAILVGLAVVAMAGGSLRELNVSQPERDVLSGRVIYSTICIRCHGVEGKGDGSMKFTPPVADLTSPAVQGKLDARLFKSVHDGKPNTAMGAWREALTDDEIWDALAYVRTLAPEQTGGMGSGLR; encoded by the coding sequence ATGAAAGCTATATTGGTCGGTCTCGCGGTTGTGGCGATGGCCGGAGGAAGCCTGAGGGAGTTGAATGTATCTCAGCCGGAGCGTGATGTGCTCAGCGGCAGAGTGATCTATTCGACGATCTGCATCCGTTGTCACGGAGTCGAGGGGAAAGGGGATGGGTCGATGAAGTTCACGCCTCCGGTCGCTGACCTCACGTCCCCGGCGGTGCAAGGGAAGCTGGATGCGAGGTTGTTCAAGAGCGTGCATGACGGTAAGCCGAATACCGCGATGGGAGCCTGGAGGGAAGCACTCACGGACGATGAGATTTGGGATGCGCTCGCCTATGTGCGAACGCTGGCGCCTGAGCAAACTGGCGGCATGGGAAGCGGGCTCCGATGA
- a CDS encoding DUF2892 domain-containing protein — translation MTCNVGGIERPIRIILGIALLGIGAFAELPPVGTGVTLVVGTIALITGAIGFCPAWTLLGINTCQTKKG, via the coding sequence ATGACATGCAATGTAGGGGGAATTGAACGGCCGATCCGGATCATTCTGGGGATTGCGTTGCTCGGGATCGGAGCTTTTGCGGAGTTGCCCCCGGTAGGAACCGGTGTCACATTGGTTGTCGGGACGATCGCCCTGATCACGGGCGCGATCGGCTTTTGCCCGGCCTGGACCTTGCTGGGAATCAATACCTGCCAGACGAAGAAGGGATGA
- a CDS encoding ubiquinol-cytochrome c reductase iron-sulfur subunit: protein MVSEQPGSPEEGGDHTPVGSRRTFFGWVTKVAAGLVGFGLAIPLAGYVISPALRRRAQSWVEVGRLDALPEGEPTQLDYVTIARDGYMEAKTQKAVWAVKQPGGAVTVFAPLCTHLGCGYHWDTTDRQFKCPCHGSVYDVTGEVLAGPAPRALDRLPTKIEAGRLLVMYKEFKSGRKDIVEL, encoded by the coding sequence ATGGTGAGTGAGCAACCGGGGAGTCCTGAAGAGGGAGGGGACCATACGCCTGTCGGTTCGAGGCGGACGTTTTTTGGTTGGGTGACGAAGGTTGCGGCAGGGCTGGTCGGGTTCGGGCTCGCGATTCCCTTGGCCGGCTATGTGATCTCGCCCGCGTTGCGGCGTCGAGCCCAATCGTGGGTTGAGGTCGGTCGGCTCGATGCTTTGCCGGAGGGAGAGCCGACGCAGCTCGACTATGTGACGATCGCCAGAGACGGGTACATGGAGGCCAAGACCCAGAAGGCTGTCTGGGCAGTTAAACAGCCGGGCGGAGCTGTCACCGTGTTTGCGCCGCTCTGCACGCATCTGGGCTGCGGCTATCACTGGGATACGACGGACCGGCAGTTCAAGTGTCCCTGCCATGGAAGCGTCTATGATGTGACAGGAGAGGTCTTGGCTGGCCCGGCTCCCCGTGCCTTGGACCGTTTGCCGACGAAAATCGAAGCGGGCCGCCTG